Proteins co-encoded in one Montipora capricornis isolate CH-2021 chromosome 12, ASM3666992v2, whole genome shotgun sequence genomic window:
- the LOC138025285 gene encoding uncharacterized protein isoform X4 → MWITDMFRPSHRVTLLVHHVHIESHCWFSMFKVRPSLNTQLACYSLLIKLEGLNVTVLDNFCQLVIGASKKKNLEITKRINLTPTDFKDNQMLARPLDSYEKHRATFHLNKTGRISLFFRFNLTAERFSEEPTKPPAQHRKLCKTFHFNKKGRIIQVAKIPFEETHTLIKCLRDNVPSGVSLDMELVNGDFLP, encoded by the exons ATGTGGATCACTGACATGTTTAGACCGTCCCATCGAGTCACACTGTTGGTTCACCATGTTCACATCGAGTCACACTGTTGGTTCTCCATGTTCAAG GTTAGACCATCCCTGAATACACAATTAGCATGCTATAGCTTGCTGATCAAGCTTGAAGGGCTAAATGTTACAGTTCTTGACAATTTTTGCCAGCTTGTGATTGGTGCGAGCAAAAAGAAGAATCTGGAAATAACAAAAAG AATAAACCTGACTCCAACAGATTTCAAAGACAATCAGATGCTGGCTCGCCCATTAGACAGCTATGAAAAACACAGAGCAACATTTCATCTTAATAAGACTGGTCGCATTAGTCTGTTTTTCAG atTTAACCTCACAGCAGAACGTTTTAGTGAAGAACCAACTAAGCCTCCAGCACAGCACAGGAAGCTCTGTAAAACATTTCACTTTAACAAGAAAGGTCGAATAATTCAG GTTGCCAAGATACCATTTGAGGAGACGCATACCCTCATCAAGTGTTTGCGAGACAATGTGCCATCAGGAGTGTCACTTGACATGGAACTGGTAAACGGTGACTTTTTACCATGA
- the LOC138025285 gene encoding uncharacterized protein isoform X2, producing MSLLNYMKTTFGYSSGQIFRRDDRECGSLTCLDRPIESHCWFTMFTSSHTVGSPCSRPSLNTQLACYSLLIKLEGLNVTVLDNFCQLVIGASKKKNLEITKRINLTPTDFKDNQMLARPLDSYEKHRATFHLNKTGRISLFFRFNLTAERFSEEPTKPPAQHRKLCKTFHFNKKGRIIQVAKIPFEETHTLIKCLRDNVPSGVSLDMELVNGDFLP from the exons ATGTCTCTTCTGAACTACATGAAG ACGACCTTTGGATACTCATCCGGACAGATTTTTAGACGGGACGACCGCGAATGTGGATCACTGACATGTTTAGACCGTCCCATCGAGTCACACTGTTGGTTCACCATGTTCACATCGAGTCACACTGTTGGTTCTCCATGTTCAAG ACCATCCCTGAATACACAATTAGCATGCTATAGCTTGCTGATCAAGCTTGAAGGGCTAAATGTTACAGTTCTTGACAATTTTTGCCAGCTTGTGATTGGTGCGAGCAAAAAGAAGAATCTGGAAATAACAAAAAG AATAAACCTGACTCCAACAGATTTCAAAGACAATCAGATGCTGGCTCGCCCATTAGACAGCTATGAAAAACACAGAGCAACATTTCATCTTAATAAGACTGGTCGCATTAGTCTGTTTTTCAG atTTAACCTCACAGCAGAACGTTTTAGTGAAGAACCAACTAAGCCTCCAGCACAGCACAGGAAGCTCTGTAAAACATTTCACTTTAACAAGAAAGGTCGAATAATTCAG GTTGCCAAGATACCATTTGAGGAGACGCATACCCTCATCAAGTGTTTGCGAGACAATGTGCCATCAGGAGTGTCACTTGACATGGAACTGGTAAACGGTGACTTTTTACCATGA
- the LOC138025285 gene encoding uncharacterized protein isoform X3 has product MSLLNYMKTTFGYSSGQIFRRDDRECGSLTCLDRPIESHCWFTMFTSSHTVGSPCSRPSLNTQLACYSLLIKLEGLNVTVLDNFCQLVIGASKKKNLEITKRINLTPTDFKDNQMLARPLDSYEKHRATFHLNKTGRISLFFRFNLTAERFSEEPTKPPAQHRKLCKTFHFNKKGRIIQVAKIPFEETHTLIKCLRDNVPSGVSLDMELRKMKG; this is encoded by the exons ATGTCTCTTCTGAACTACATGAAG ACGACCTTTGGATACTCATCCGGACAGATTTTTAGACGGGACGACCGCGAATGTGGATCACTGACATGTTTAGACCGTCCCATCGAGTCACACTGTTGGTTCACCATGTTCACATCGAGTCACACTGTTGGTTCTCCATGTTCAAG ACCATCCCTGAATACACAATTAGCATGCTATAGCTTGCTGATCAAGCTTGAAGGGCTAAATGTTACAGTTCTTGACAATTTTTGCCAGCTTGTGATTGGTGCGAGCAAAAAGAAGAATCTGGAAATAACAAAAAG AATAAACCTGACTCCAACAGATTTCAAAGACAATCAGATGCTGGCTCGCCCATTAGACAGCTATGAAAAACACAGAGCAACATTTCATCTTAATAAGACTGGTCGCATTAGTCTGTTTTTCAG atTTAACCTCACAGCAGAACGTTTTAGTGAAGAACCAACTAAGCCTCCAGCACAGCACAGGAAGCTCTGTAAAACATTTCACTTTAACAAGAAAGGTCGAATAATTCAG GTTGCCAAGATACCATTTGAGGAGACGCATACCCTCATCAAGTGTTTGCGAGACAATGTGCCATCAGGAGTGTCACTTGACATGGAACTG aGGAAAATGAAGGGATAA